TCTTAAGTAGTGTTGACGACTTCATGAGTAGCGTTGAGCACTTCTGATGTGGCTTCAACGATTTCGCGTTGCGCGTTGAGCGTTTTACTGGTAGTATTCATTAAACTGTGTGGGAGTATTCATACCGTCCTGAAGGAAATGAGACTTCTCCTGAAGGCTTAGTTTTGTTCTTCCGTACGAAATTCGATGATGCGCGTTGCCGGATGCTTTTTCAGGTAACTGCGAATGATTCCCTGGGTGTCGCGGTTGTCCTGCCGGGAAGAGATGCAGTCGTGCAAAGCCTGAACGCCTTCGGTTGAGCTCTCCTCATCGACATAGCCAAAGCCGGTGTAGCGTCCGTTCTGCACCTTTACGATCGCCCATTCGCCTTTCCGGCGGCCTTCTTCCATGATGAAAAAGTTGGGCGAACGAAACTGAAGCTTAGCAGCCGCCATTTCGGCTCGTTGGTTGTAATCATCAGGCGCTTCTTCACCGATGCACGCACCGTTACAACTTTTTATTTCGTAGTGAAAGCACGCTCCATCGGTTTGGTACAGGCCACAGAGTTTCTGGCATAACTGGTATTGGTCAACCAAATCGTGGAGGTATTCTTTGGCTTCAGCGGCTGAATAAAAACTGGTGAGCGGCAATTCGCCATCGATAATTTTCCTGACTTCGAAGCGCTGGTAACCTTCTTCATCCTGATAAGTAAACAAGCCGTAATGAAAACGGGTACGCCGTTGTGCCCGGTTGTACAATGGCTGGTGACTTTTAATTTCGTCAGATTCCAGCAACAGCGAAACCAACTCGCTGCCGGTAATTTGCCAGTCGACATCCACCAGTTTGCTGCGCATTTCGATGGCCTTTTTTGTGCTGTTGTTGGCCAGGTGCGAAAGAACCCGTTGGTGGATGTCCTTGCTTTTCCCGATATAGATGATTTCTCCAGAGTCATTCAGGAAGTAGTAAACACCGGTTTGCCCGGGAAGGGCTTCGAGCTTTTCTTTCGGAAGCTCTTTGGGTGCATTCGAAAACAGGTTCTGCGTTTGCTCGTTATTCTGCTGCATCAAAATCTCGAACAGTTTCACGGTAGCAAACGCATCGCCGCCGGCCCGGTGACGACCGTTGATAGAGATATTCAAATCGGAGCAGAGGTTTCCCAGCGAGTAGGAGCGGTGCCCCGGCAGTAACTTCCGGCTGAGCTGAACGGTGCAAAGGGTTTTCCGACGGTAGTCGTACCCGAGCCGTTTGTATTCTTCCTTGACAAAGTTGTAATCGAATGCCACGTTGTGCGCCACGAAAATCTTCCCGGCCGTGATTTCCACGAGCTGTTTGGCCACTTCGTAGAACTTGGGTGCATCCGCAACCATCTCGTTGGAGATGCCGGTCAACCGGGTAATGTTGTACGGAATGTAGCACTCCGGATTGATCAGGCTGACGAATGAATCGGTCACCTGCCGGCCATCGTGGATGTAAACAGCGATTTCCGTAATTTTCCCGTTTCGGTGACTGGTTCCGGTCGTTTCGATATCGATTATGGCGTACATCAGGTGCAAAGATAAATGATATCTCCATTAGATGAACAGCGAATTGGGCAGGCAGTTGAACTTTCCTATCTTTACCGGGTTTGAAAATATGCTATGGAGAAATTCGAACCCAAATCAATGTTGAAACCTGCCATTCGTGCAGCGTTGGAGGCCGGTGAAGCCATCATGAAAGTTCACCGTTCGAGAGACCTGGAAGTGGAGTATAAGGAAGATGACAGTCCGGTTACGTTGGCTGACAAAGAAGCCAGCAAAGTGATTATCGAGATGCTTTCTCCGTATGGCTTTCCCTTTTTAAGTGAGGAAGAGATATTCCCTGATTATAAAGAGCGGCAGGAGTGGGATTATTTCTGGATGATTGATCCGCTTGACGGGACCAAAGAGTTTATTCGCAACGGAGATGACTTTACCGTGAATATCGCCCTGATCGATAAAGACCGGCCCGTTTTAGGAGTCATCTATGTTCCGGTTTCCGGCTATCTCTATTTTGGCAGCATTGACAAAGGCGCTTATCGCACAGCGAATGCCGATACGCTTTCGGTGGAGCAGATATTTGCCAAAGGAGTTCCGCTTCCGCTGGAAGATGAGCATGAAAAATTCACGCTGGTCGGTAGTATGTCGCACATGAATACAGAAACAAGAGAATATTTCAACAAGCTGATGGCCGAAAAGGGTAAAGAAAACGTGGATGTGATTATTCGCGGCAGCTCCCTGAAGATGTGTATGGTGGCCGAAGGAACCGCCGACTGTTACCCGCGTTTGAGCAACATCATGGAATGGGACACAGCGGCCGGACATGCCATCTGCGAAGCTTCGGGTTGTGAAGTAACACAGTGGAACGGAACGCCCATGGTGTATAACAAAGAGGATTTTTACCAACCCTGGTTCCGGGTCAGTCGTTGATTACTGCATGTCGATGGTGACCGTATCTTCCCAGACCTTTTTCCCGGTAGGTACCGACTTCATTTGGTAATGGACGCGGTATTTTCCGTTTCCGGCTTTGCGAACGACCTCGCCGGTTAACAGAAAATCGGCCTTTTGGTTGGCAGCCCAGTTCAATTGTGCGCTTTCCGATGGGAGCGTGGTGGTTGTAAAAAGCGTGGCTCTTCGGTCTCCACCATGAATCACCCGCAATAATCCGGAGCCCGCCAGTTTGGCTTCCACTACGGGAACAACTGCTTTGGGAGACGTTCCCAGGGAAGATGGAATCGCTATACTGCCAACAATGCATACTGGTCGGTCTGCCGTGGAATCGTTTCTCACATCCTTCAGCCAGACGGAATTAAACAGGCTGTGCTGAAGCTTGGACGGAAAATAGACAATGCTCAATGCCGGATCGGGTGTTTGCATTTCCGGTTCCTCCTGCACCTGCCGGGAAACCTGAGGGCTGCAAGCCTGCAACAGGCCCGCCAGTATGATTATATAAAAGGCAGTAAATCTCATATCGTTTGGTCCGGCAAGATAACGATTACTCGTCAGCTATCCGTTGATCTTTTTCATTTCTTCGGTAATTTCCCGGTAAATGATTTCGCCGATTGGTGCCAAGGGCAGGCGTAAAACGTTCTCTACTTTACCTTTGACATTCAATGCCGCTTTAATCCCTCCGGGGTTACCTTCAACAAAAAGAAGATTGAAAAGGTTTAAAAACTGCATGTGCTGGGCAGAAGCTTTCCGGAAGTCTCCGTTGACCGCCGCATGTACCATATCCGCGACTTTTCCCGGAAATCCGTTGGCAATAACGGAAATAACGCCATTGGCACCTAAGGAAATGGCCGGAACCGTCAAACCATCATCTCCCGAAAGGACCGAGAAGTTCTCAGGCCGGTCGCGAAGAATGATTGCCAGCTCATTTAAATCGCCGGAAGCTTCTTTCACAGCGACAAATTTATCGGAAGCTTCAGCTAGTCTGATGGTCGTGGCTGCGTCCATGTGCACTCCGGTACGACCGGGTACATTGTAAAGGATAACAGGTACGGGGCTGTTTTCAGCAATTTGCATGAAATGCCTATAGATGCCTTCCTGTGTGGGTTTACTATAATAAGGAACAACCGAAAGGATTCCATCGACTTTGCCGGCATCGATATCTTTCAACCCGGCAACCACTTCACTGGTGTTGTTTCCACCTGCGCCAACGACAATAGGAAGCCGGCCGGCATTTTTTTCAGCCACAAAATCGACTACGCTTTTCTTTTCTTCTGCCGTAAGCGTAGCTGTTTCGGCCGTGGTTCCCAAGACAACGAGAAAGTCGATGCCTCCGGAAATCATATCTTCCACTAATTCCCCAAGTGCGTCAAAATCAATTGTACTGTCTTTCTTAAATGGTGTTATGAGGGCGACACCTGCTCCGCGAAACTTTTGTCCCATAAAATCTTAACCTTTTCGATTGATGTATTCCAAATAATGAATAATCTGTTCGGTCAGATAACGACAATTCTTTTTCCCTGAGATTTCTACGGTCAAATCGTAGAAATTGTTTTCCGGCTCTTTCCAACCAACCTTAAAACTCGCCACCGAGTCAACCAATATGCTTTGGAGCGGTAACAGTTCAGTAATAGACAAGTCCAGAAGCAAATCGAACCGGGTATCGACAAAACTCTTCAAATCATCCGATTTGGGATCTCCTTTCCAGTCGATTTCTTTTCCGGTAAAAAAGCGCGAATGTGACGCTTTACTGAACGTTTCCTTTTCCTCGGCCGAGTTGACAACCGCCAGTCCCCGGGTACTAATGCCGTGCTCTGTCAGAACTTTTCTCATATGTTCGTAACTCTCCATTGCTCCGTCATCTTCGGGATACCACAGAATGGCTGCAGTTTTCGCCGTGTGAAAAGTATGGACCAGCACGTTACGCCCTGGATTCCGGTACTTTTTATGCAATCTTTTCAGCGTAACAGTTTGGAGCGCTTTTTTAAACATATTGGGACAAATTTACGAATTCGTTGATTGGTTATTCTTATTTAAGATGAAGAGCTACAATATTTATACTTACGATTTGTAAGTAAACAGCTAAAAATATTTTCAATTTGAATACCTACTTCTCTCGATTGTGTTTGATTTTAATTGCGACGTT
This Prolixibacter sp. NT017 DNA region includes the following protein-coding sequences:
- the dapA gene encoding 4-hydroxy-tetrahydrodipicolinate synthase, giving the protein MGQKFRGAGVALITPFKKDSTIDFDALGELVEDMISGGIDFLVVLGTTAETATLTAEEKKSVVDFVAEKNAGRLPIVVGAGGNNTSEVVAGLKDIDAGKVDGILSVVPYYSKPTQEGIYRHFMQIAENSPVPVILYNVPGRTGVHMDAATTIRLAEASDKFVAVKEASGDLNELAIILRDRPENFSVLSGDDGLTVPAISLGANGVISVIANGFPGKVADMVHAAVNGDFRKASAQHMQFLNLFNLLFVEGNPGGIKAALNVKGKVENVLRLPLAPIGEIIYREITEEMKKING
- a CDS encoding exonuclease domain-containing protein, with the translated sequence MYAIIDIETTGTSHRNGKITEIAVYIHDGRQVTDSFVSLINPECYIPYNITRLTGISNEMVADAPKFYEVAKQLVEITAGKIFVAHNVAFDYNFVKEEYKRLGYDYRRKTLCTVQLSRKLLPGHRSYSLGNLCSDLNISINGRHRAGGDAFATVKLFEILMQQNNEQTQNLFSNAPKELPKEKLEALPGQTGVYYFLNDSGEIIYIGKSKDIHQRVLSHLANNSTKKAIEMRSKLVDVDWQITGSELVSLLLESDEIKSHQPLYNRAQRRTRFHYGLFTYQDEEGYQRFEVRKIIDGELPLTSFYSAAEAKEYLHDLVDQYQLCQKLCGLYQTDGACFHYEIKSCNGACIGEEAPDDYNQRAEMAAAKLQFRSPNFFIMEEGRRKGEWAIVKVQNGRYTGFGYVDEESSTEGVQALHDCISSRQDNRDTQGIIRSYLKKHPATRIIEFRTEEQN
- the cysQ gene encoding 3'(2'),5'-bisphosphate nucleotidase CysQ is translated as MEKFEPKSMLKPAIRAALEAGEAIMKVHRSRDLEVEYKEDDSPVTLADKEASKVIIEMLSPYGFPFLSEEEIFPDYKERQEWDYFWMIDPLDGTKEFIRNGDDFTVNIALIDKDRPVLGVIYVPVSGYLYFGSIDKGAYRTANADTLSVEQIFAKGVPLPLEDEHEKFTLVGSMSHMNTETREYFNKLMAEKGKENVDVIIRGSSLKMCMVAEGTADCYPRLSNIMEWDTAAGHAICEASGCEVTQWNGTPMVYNKEDFYQPWFRVSR